One Lysinibacillus fusiformis genomic window carries:
- a CDS encoding alpha/beta hydrolase yields MKRFLKIFKWMVIIMTASILLIITVNHFNPAPFLKVTGSFLGAEYRYDESVEQIEEVLSDNTKVYRNVSYASNYSNNYLDIFVPEGDTTSTRPVLFNIHGGGFAWGDKIDDEELVQHFVDEGYIVVSMNYALSPDNLYPVPIIQATEALGYVAENAEQYGIDKNNFVISGGSAGGQLAGQLTIIQTNNEYREKYGFKVTKDITIKGVILNCALLDITRVDNTGFTFTNWLFNGMVRAYFGSNKFESLSEVAEANVIENVNVDFPSTYLTDGTVATFTDQALDFKEKLSSLGIDVTIYITPEESNQAHGYNGNFLTEEAQYNIAQELEFMKKVTQ; encoded by the coding sequence ATGAAAAGATTTTTAAAAATATTCAAATGGATGGTAATTATAATGACAGCAAGCATATTATTGATTATTACCGTTAACCATTTTAATCCAGCCCCATTTTTGAAAGTTACAGGAAGTTTTCTAGGTGCTGAATACCGTTACGATGAGAGTGTTGAACAAATAGAAGAGGTATTAAGTGATAATACAAAAGTATATAGAAATGTTTCCTATGCGAGTAATTATTCTAATAATTATTTAGATATTTTTGTACCAGAAGGCGATACAACATCTACAAGACCAGTGCTTTTTAATATACATGGTGGCGGATTTGCATGGGGTGACAAAATAGATGATGAAGAATTAGTTCAACACTTTGTTGATGAAGGATACATTGTCGTCTCAATGAATTATGCTTTATCTCCTGATAATTTATATCCTGTTCCAATTATTCAAGCAACAGAAGCCCTAGGTTATGTTGCAGAAAATGCAGAACAATATGGTATCGATAAAAATAATTTTGTGATTTCTGGTGGTTCGGCTGGTGGACAATTAGCAGGCCAATTAACTATTATTCAAACTAATAATGAATATAGGGAAAAATATGGATTTAAGGTAACAAAGGATATAACAATAAAAGGAGTTATTTTAAATTGTGCCTTATTAGATATAACACGTGTCGATAATACAGGTTTCACATTTACAAACTGGCTTTTCAACGGTATGGTTAGAGCTTATTTTGGTTCAAATAAGTTTGAAAGTTTATCCGAGGTAGCTGAAGCAAATGTTATTGAAAATGTAAATGTGGATTTTCCAAGTACTTATTTAACTGACGGAACAGTTGCAACCTTCACTGATCAAGCATTAGATTTCAAAGAAAAATTATCATCTTTGGGAATAGATGTAACAATTTATATTACTCCTGAAGAATCGAATCAAGCTCATGGTTATAATGGTAATTTTTTAACAGAGGAAGCACAATACAATATAGCTCAAGAGTTAGAATTTATGAAGAAAGTTACTCAGTAA
- the glnA gene encoding type I glutamate--ammonia ligase: MKHYTKEDIVRLVKEENVKFIRLQFTDILGTIKNVEIPLSQLEKALDNKVMFDGSSIEGFVRIEESDMYLRPDLATFVIFPWTAEKGKVARFICDIARPDGTPFEGDPRSNLKRVLKEMKELGFTSFNLGPEPEFFLFKLDEKGHPTLELNDSGGYFDLAPTDLGENCRRDIVLELEGMGFEIEASHHEVAPGQHEIDFKYANAIEACDNIQTFKLVVKTVAAQHGLHATFMPKPLFGVNGSGMHFNLSLFEGVKNAFYEETAELQLSQTARSFMAGIMKHVHGFTAVTNPLVNSYKRLVPGYEAPCYVAWSAQNRSPLIRIPAARGLSTRIELRSVDPAANPYLAMAVILASGLDGIRKGLTPPDAVDRNIYKMTRVDREINGIDSLPSSLEYALIELEMDRIVRDALGDHIFDKFTAAKEIEWNKYRTRVHDWERDEYMKMY, from the coding sequence ATGAAACATTATACGAAAGAAGATATTGTCCGCCTGGTGAAAGAAGAAAATGTGAAATTTATTCGCCTACAATTTACTGATATATTGGGAACAATTAAGAACGTCGAAATACCCCTTAGTCAATTAGAGAAAGCATTAGACAATAAGGTCATGTTTGATGGCTCTTCAATTGAAGGGTTTGTACGTATCGAGGAATCGGATATGTATTTACGTCCGGATTTGGCTACTTTCGTGATTTTTCCGTGGACAGCTGAAAAGGGGAAGGTGGCACGTTTCATCTGTGATATTGCGCGACCGGATGGTACACCATTTGAGGGGGATCCGCGCTCCAATCTTAAGCGTGTATTAAAGGAGATGAAGGAATTAGGCTTTACTTCGTTTAATCTAGGGCCGGAGCCAGAATTTTTCTTATTCAAACTCGACGAAAAAGGGCATCCAACGCTTGAGTTAAATGATAGTGGAGGTTACTTCGATTTAGCACCGACCGATTTAGGTGAGAACTGCCGCAGAGATATTGTACTAGAATTAGAGGGAATGGGCTTTGAGATTGAAGCATCACATCATGAAGTTGCACCTGGTCAGCACGAAATTGATTTTAAGTATGCAAACGCCATTGAAGCGTGTGACAATATTCAAACCTTTAAACTTGTAGTGAAAACGGTGGCAGCTCAGCATGGTCTACACGCAACCTTCATGCCAAAACCATTATTCGGCGTCAACGGTTCAGGTATGCACTTTAACCTTTCACTTTTTGAAGGAGTCAAAAATGCCTTCTACGAAGAAACTGCAGAATTGCAATTAAGCCAAACAGCTCGCAGCTTTATGGCAGGGATTATGAAGCATGTGCATGGCTTCACAGCAGTGACAAATCCATTAGTAAATTCCTATAAACGATTGGTTCCAGGCTATGAGGCACCTTGCTATGTGGCTTGGTCAGCTCAAAATCGCTCACCACTTATTCGAATTCCGGCAGCGCGAGGCCTTTCTACACGTATTGAGCTTCGTTCTGTGGATCCAGCAGCAAATCCTTACTTAGCAATGGCCGTAATTTTAGCTTCTGGACTCGATGGTATACGGAAAGGTTTAACCCCACCAGATGCTGTAGATCGTAATATTTATAAGATGACTCGGGTGGATCGAGAAATTAACGGCATAGATAGTCTACCTTCCTCACTAGAATACGCACTTATTGAGCTAGAAATGGATCGTATTGTACGTGATGCACTCGGAGACCATATTTTTGATAAGTTCACGGCAGCTAAGGAAATTGAATGGAACAAATACCGTACACGCGTCCACGACTGGGAACGTGATGAATATATGAAAATGTACTAG